In Aspergillus fumigatus Af293 chromosome 6, whole genome shotgun sequence, the genomic window CGGTTGTGTATTTTCCAATGACGAGGCTATTGTTAACGACCCTCCATGTGATTTTCTCAGGCTTCTTCTGAGACGTAGGTGTGAAAAAGGAGGCGACAGTGCGCTCTGACCCCGTAAGCAGGTGCTGTTGCAGTCCTGTAGATATTTTAGAAGACTTACTTGTGACTCTTGATTCGACTTTTCTTTTGAGCGGGGGCGGAGAGATGGCTCTGGTGGGCGAGGCCGCTCTTTTGGCTGCCCCGGACATTATCCTGAGTGTCGCTAGCGAACTGAGAATCTTGACGGTAGTATGATCTAGTTGACGTGGTTGAATTTACGAGAGTAACTGAATCTGGTCCCGCGGGGTTATGGGCTGGAGAACTGATCGAAACCCGGCATCAGATGGTCAACAGATGGTCGATGAAATCAGGAAATAGTATATGCAGCAAGATCCAGAAGCTAGAGAGGTCAAACAGGTTGTGTTGCGTTACTTGACTGAGATATATCAGAATTGGGTAAATATGTTGAGGTTGACGCGCCCGCACGCGTAATGAGGTTCACGAAGTCACATGCTCCATGTAAGTTCAAAATCACCTTGAGGTAGTGGTAGATGGCCATACTCTATAGGCACGAGCAACAAAATCCAGCCTCAACATTTATTGGATTATCACTGCTATCTTTTGTATACTTGGGAATGGCACAGCCCCGGAAGAGTCTAATCCAAGGCCAAAAGACGACGCCGGGTATCATGCTAGTATAACTCTCGAAGCATAGACATAAAATCACTTTGCTCGAGTATCCAAGGACAGCCGATCTGCTTGTTCCAGGCGAACAGCAGATTTCAATTGCTCCCTTAGCCCAAAGAGATGCTGAGAGGCAATCTTCATAGTCTCTTGATTGCTGCCATCCTGGACTGTGATGGCGGCCTGTAAGACGTAGCCTCCACTCCTGTCAAGCGGTGTCATTTCATTTAGGGCTGGCAATTGGCGCCGAGGCTCTTGCGATTCAGTGGGGTAGTGTAGGACGCGATGTAAAAAGATGACAATGTCGTtatggatgaagatatcGCCCTCCACTGCATACTCAGTGACAAAGCTGTATCGGAGTCAACCAAGGGTTTCTAGGATCTAAAACAAGGAGATAACGACTGACTTGTAACCCCAGGCATTCATTGGGACTGTAACATCGCCTTTAGGGAGACTAGCACTGGCCATCAGCCGGGTTGTGACGGCCGACCGGGTCGCTGCCTCGGGTATATCCCTAAATTCCAATTTCCAGGGTTGATTCTCGTAATCATAGTAGTGCGGGCGGACGGACGACTTCTCATCCGTCCCTGACATGTGCGCATCTTGGTCGGCGACCGGTGAAGCAGGTGCGCCAAAATCAGCCTCGGAAACAGGGCCAACGACCTGGGTGTAGAACATGCCACCATTGAGCATCTTGTTCAGTCGCTGCAGTTCTGCGCCCTGCAGATCCTGACTGGCACCTACACGGACATTGACCAGTCCGGGTTTACGGTACGCTTTGAAGACCAGTCGTCTCTCTAGGCGATGTTGAGGTTGCATGGCAGTCAACCCTGCCAGTTGTTGGAGTAactcatgatgctgatgcgcCGGTACCGAGGCGAAAAGCAACAGCTCATGCATGATGCGTCATGCGAAGACGAAATTGGGCCGGGTTGATGGTCGAATGATATAAGGCGACGGTCACTGATAGGTATGCTCAGATCACGGGAATCACAAGGGCCAACAATCAGAGTGGccttgctgcctgaggcattcAGTACCGGTGTCTGACAATCCGGATCCGTGGACGTTACTCCGTAAGAACGGGGCGTAAAAGTTCAAAAAGCACGACGGGTAAAGTCGGGCAGCGGGGAGGCGGAATGCACTGAATGGGAAATTCGGCCTGACGGTCGCGAGTCGCGAAATGGTTCATGGGCATTATCCGTCCGTGGGCTGATCGTCCAGTTAGAACTGTGAACATGGTCACCGGGAAGCGGATTAAGTAAGTTTCCGGCTATCAGCGAGATGATTGGTAAAAGAGTTTCATAATCTTAGGCTAAGACTGATACCGTCCTTGGCTATGAGGAGATACTCTTCCGTacagtggatgatgatactCCAACAACCTCTCACATGTTTTCGGTGACAACAGGACGATGACACATGTCTCTCTAAATCTCTAGTCTACCTGCGACGGACTGAGACGGGTGGTGGTATGATTTGAGAAAATGGCCATAGTCCTCACGACAGCTTCGAACTTTTGATGTGATACGTTGCAACCAATAGTAGATCATCCACAGGCTCGGTCTCCGAGATGAGGGGAAAGCGTACTGATGAGGAGCAATGCGTAGGCCCTGAGAATTGAGGAGTTGGGCTCACCGAGAATGCGGGTTGGGTAAGGATCTGGGGAAGATCTCACTACGTGGTTCAAATTTCCCATATCAGtgatagtacggagtatccgtagtatttatatagatagcATGCAAGTTTGCAACTCGTATCGGAGCCGAGTTGGACTCTATTGGAGTACGGAGTTAGCATTCTGACGCCGACATGGGGTGATCCCCTCAATCATCTACCTATTCACCTGCAGCCTAAAGGAGCCCTCCCGGCGTTCCTTTCCAATCAGATATCAGCAGGGGGAAAATTACTGAGAAGGGCGTGAgattcctcctccacagaTTCCGAGCTACCCTTGCATGAGTGCGGAGGAAGTCATTCAAGTGCGGATACTGTGTAGGTAACAGAGATTGAAAACAGGAGACTATACAATAATCAGTTACTGGAATCTGGAGTCTCCATGGAGTTAagtagaaaaaaaaggaagtCTGAATTCTACTGTCCTTCGTCCCCCGCTGGATGCAAAAGGCCGGTGGGAGAGGGACGCTCCCGCTGTGCTTGTGCTTGAGAGGGGAGAGTTAAGCTAAACCACACCACCGTCACCGTCACCTTATCGGAATAATGTGAAACCCACAccctcgcttcttctcccctcctcctctactTATTTCAACTTATATTCCCACTCACTGTTCCCTCCCCGATCTTTCCAACCTCTCAGTCTCTTAATATTCTATTTCGCCTACTTTGTATAATTCCCCTACACCTTCGCTCGACACCAGGCTGGGTAGTCGGCCTGCTAGCAATTCTCCCAAAATCTTGCTATACTGAAAAAGGCTACCTCCGGCGGATCGGACAGTACCGGATCTGTTCAATTTCTCACGCAATTCTCCTCGATTGATAATCTGCTCAACCTACGTTCTCTCTTGCACCATTTCTCCTTTCGAATTCTCTCGATTCTTCCCACATAATAGCTCCGTCTCATTCAAAATGCGTGCCACTATTGCTTTGCGAAACGCCGCTCGGACTCCCCTGATCCGCTTTGTCGGTCGGCGTTCTGTGCCTCGTACGTATAATCTGGAGCCAGCTCCTGGCTATCTAATTTCATTCAGTAAACTAACCTTGCTGTTTTCCCTCCTACTCAGAGTCCATCGATCACACTCCTCGCCCTCACCCTGCTTCTCCCTCGGGCATTCTCCCCGACTCTTTCGCTGCCTACCGCTCGAAGGCTCAGCAGCACGGCCCTCTCGGTCGCGCTTCTTTCACTCAGGGATCCATCGGTCGCCTGCCCGGAGCTGCTCTCGGCCCTGTTCAGCCCAAGCAAGGCGAATTCTTTGATCGGGCAGAGCTTCCCGCCAGATTCCACCGTCTCCCATGGACTGAGGCTGAGATTGAGGCCATTGAGACCGGCGGTGCGAGCCTTTATGCTTAAAAAACACGCGTGGATGCGTACATGAGGGATGACACGATTGATGTGGAAGCTCAGGTCGACGATCGCAAAGAGACTCGGTCAATGGCATGTCAGGACGGAGAAAGGTGGTCACCATTGGCTGATCGGAGGTCATGGGGGTGATAGTCATCTTGCTGTTAATAGCGGCTTCAACAAAAGCCGTGGTATTGGTACGTTATGCGTGTCATACTCTGACCAGCAGTACTTCACTCCCATGCTGGTGATAAGCCGTCAGACAAACGACGCCTTTCACCTCCATCAACGGCTGTGGCTGGCCGCTTGTCTCCGTCTATTTCTCTCCTTTACTTTTTTGCTCAATTCTGTTCGTCAATTCCTTTGGAAGGCGCTGGTGGTTTGCAATTCATCGCACTTACGATTACAATTTGGGTCTATTTTCGGGCGTGTTCAGCATCGTGGGGGTTTCTTTTGATGTTTGACTGTGGAATGTCAGGGTCTAGAAACATCTGTACATATAACTATAAAAGTCTGCTGGAATGGTTAGACTGTTTTTCGTCGAGAGATTCGGATTCCTCTCGCTGGTCATTGTTGACAACAGGAGTCTCAATAATGACCCTACGATGCATATTTGAAAACCAACCGCCTCCTGGGCTGTCATTTCTGTTGATCTGTAAATAGATAAGCATACATAGACATGCAAAGTGTCCTGTGGAATGCTTTTGCTTTGTGTCTCGAGTCCAATCTTCAGTGTTCGTCCCACGTGCCCTGATTCGCAGTTATCTATCCGTCGACCTTGGCCTGTCCACACCTATCAGCATTACGTCTTTCAACTACACTCTGCAAGCCAAAACAGTAACCCTCAGGTTTTGCTCAATGCGCAGTACAGCTTGAGCTTTAGACGATGTGCTTTTTGGATGAAACCTTCATCATAGACACAGAGCCCTCACGATGGCCATAAGCAACGCGCGAAACACCCTCGCGTTTACGGAAGTCGACGAGACGAACAATCCCACAGCAACTTATGTCTACTCTGAAACCCAAGAACATCCCAACAATTCACATGAGAAGAGTCTCAGCAAACGGGGAAGGGTCGATGTGATGGTGTGTCAAGCCTTGATCTCTAGACACATACTACTTGTCACTCTCATGCAACTGCGGACTTAGACATTGATCTTTACTGTTGATATGGAGACGCTGGACATTGATTGACAATATGCCAGCAtccttcttctactcccCGGTCGCCATGGTCTCTAATGACCTTGTTTAATCTGCTCGTTGATGTCTTTTTGCCTTCGGGGTATCCCAACAGTGTTACCGATGATTATCTGCCGTGAGTATACACTTCGGTTCGTGATAGAACATGATTGCTAATCATCCAAGGTATCAAATTTTCGTAAGGACCCGATTCCATGGACTCTCGACACCGTTCGGCACACAGGACTCGAAAAGAAAGCTGACACCTCGCCTCAGGACTCACTCCAGGCGTTCTGCAGCTCCATTGCCGGTCTCTTGTCCTCCAGAGCCGTACTCCAAGGCGTCGGCGTCGGCAATGCGAACGCCTCCCCAACCTCcgctctgctgctgcatatCCTGCAAGACTCCTCTGGCCGAATCGCCACGATCCTCTTCGCACATCGCGTCGGGACGGCTCTCGAGCCCGAATGCAAGATGTACCGCCTCGCAGCGGATGTGTTCAACGACCTCGCCATGGTCCTGGACTGCCTGTCGCCCATGATCCCCGCGGGGGTCGGCCGCGTCGGCGTACTGAGTGCGGCGGGCGTGCTGCGTGCTCTGTGCGGTGTTGCCGGGGGCAGTTCCAAGGCGAGTCTCAGTGCCCATTTTGCTCGTGGAGGGAACCTCGCTGAAGTCAACGCTGTAAGTGGCTGCGGGATCCTCAAAAAGTCAGTATATTGAACCATGTCTGTAGAAAGACTCGTCCCAAGAAACAATCATCTCCCTGCTCGGGATGCTGGTAAGCTTCGACGTTGCGGAGTCTTGAGATAACGGGACGGGTGCTCATGCGCAAACACACAGGTCGGCTCCTTCATTGTCTCCCACGTCACAAGCTTCGCAGCCACCTGGACCAGCCTCGTGTTCCTCCTCACCGTCCACCTGGCCATGAACTACGCCGCCGTGCGCTCCGTCCAGATGACCAGTCTCAACAGACAGCGCGCCAACATCGTCTTTTCCACCTTGCTCGAGTCAGACCCAGCTCTGGATCCCCATCGCCTCAGTCGTAGCAGGGTAGACGATCATCCAACGTCGGCGCCCACCCCGCAGTCTCCCTTGACAACGTCAAGGCCACCGCTAACACCCGCCGATGTCTCCAAACAAGAAAGAATCTTCGAGCCAGACGGTATCCTAAAATGGACGTTCGCGCCGAGCGAATGCCACAAACTCGGGTACTGCCAGATCGGCGTCTCGCTCGACCGCTTCCTCCGCCTGTCATCGACAagtaccagcagcagcagcacaagCACAAGCACAGAGATACGAACATCACCGAGCCTCAGGACCACCGTTCCAATGCCCGAACTCGTGTCTCTCTTTGCGAAGGAGGATTATCTCCTCTACCTGGTGCGGCGCGGAACGGGCGGCCCCGCCTGGTACGCCAGTCTCGTCCTCAAGAACATGTGCTCCGCCAGATCGCAGTTGAAGGCCTGGACGCATGCATTGCTTGCCGCGCGGGTCTTGCACCTTTCCTCGTCTGGGGACGGAGACCAGCAGATCTTGGATGTGGTAGCGCGCACTCTGGGTTTCCTCAATCGCGATGCGAGGTTCGAGCGATATCTGCAGAGTCTTGAGGAGGCGGGCTGGGATTTGACTAGAGCAGCTTTGGAGACAAGCTCTAGGCGGAGAATTCTAGTAAATAATCACCAGTAGCGATACGACCTATTTTACAGTCTAAGAAAGGAATTGCAGAGACCTTTACAGGGCAACTACTGGACATTGTACAGCCAAAAAGGCAGGACAGTCGTATTGGGTATCTATATACATGCCAGAGAAGGGTGTTCAGGGATGCGGGCTCCAAGATGCGAGATATGTCAGCATCCAGAGTCGCAAACATGAGTCCATGCATCGTCAAATAatcaatcatcaaaaaaTCATCTAGGCACGACGAGAGCGACCTCGTCATTCACCTAGGCGACGAAGGAACGCCAGGAAGAGTCACCTCCCATCCAATTTTTGCAACAACCAAATTCTATATGATTTTGTGAACCAgaccagaagaggaaaatgcTCGCTCGCTTGAACTCTCACGAAAACTCCTGTTATGAAAATGCACCCAAAAGAACAAATGCCATGCGTTGCACCGTTCACTCATATCCAAATAGTCCAAATGCGAAACGATCGCTTAACAACCCAAATATAAATCCGAGTATGCATGCAGCGTGACGGTATGCAAACGAGTCGTGTCTATCAAATGATGCAGCGTAAAACatgagaaaaagaaatgcCCAAAACACCTTGGTGGTCCAATCCGCCGGATAGAGAGGGACCTCTAGACCGAAAGAAATAAAAGAGTGGTCGGTCGATAGAGTAGCCGTTCAATCGTCCATGGAGGATCGCAGATTCTGACTGCCCGAGCCCCCGTGGCCCGAACGCTTCTTGAATCCGAGCTTCATCCCCATTTTCTTCCAAGGATTCTCGGTGCGATGCTTCGGGCTGTGACCCAAAGTCAAGGAGGGCTCGCTCGACGGTGGTGTGGTCGGAGGAGTCATGGGTTCTCCAGTGCTGTGATTAGACTGCGTACTTCCTGAGTCGTCGGTCAGAGCACAGTCACCGCTGGTAGCGGACGAAACCTGGCCGGAAGTGCGGTTACTAGTTTTGCCCATGGAGGTGACAGCGCCGAATGAGAAGTTGGAGCGGCTCGAATGACCAGAGGGAGGCCCCGAAGGAACCGGAGCTCCCAGCTCCCGGGAGGATTTGGGCGAAAGCCGTCTCCCCCTCTTGACCGCGTGTTCATCGAAACTGGGGTTCGATACAACGGTGACATCGTCTTCGTTCGAGAACAAGGGCTCCGAGAGCGGCACAACATGTGCAGAGGTAGCATGGGCGTTGAGAAAGGGGAGAAAGATGGACTCTTCCATCAGGTCATGGACCAGTTTCACGGCGGCATCCAGTGTCTCGGGGGGTGGGGGAATGTGCGAATTCGCGTGTTGTACGATCTCCTCCCGAACTTCGCTGCAAACATTGATCTCTCGTGGAGCACCAGGAAGGATGTATGCGGTCAAAAGTCGCTGCCAGAGCATACGCAAATGCTGGCTTTCGGGGCAATCGGTCACAATGGGTGACTCTCGCAGTTGATGGGTTAGCGAGTGATACGTCTCCCGGTACCGCTTGGCCTCCAAAGTGAATTCCAGGGTCTCGAGACAGTGATTTTGAGAAAGATACGCCATAAACGCGCTAAGGGTATATGGAGCAGGTGCCGTATTCGCTAGCACCTCATCGAGTGTTGGTCGCATAGGACAGAAGGAACCCGGCTGAACATTCAGACTCAGCGGACGGGAGCCGGACGAGTCCATATCCTCGTCCGACTCGCTgtccgaagacgatgacgTCGGCGAGAGTTCGGGCGTCGTAGTAGGAGAGTTGTTCCAGAAGAATAAAGGAGGGTACAAAGACCTCTTTTTGAGCATCGCGTATAGCATGCGGCACCCTTTTGGACTTGTTGAGCAAGTTGTGTTACTGTACACAAAGTTGTCCCCTTACCAGAGGCGTATGCAAGTCGTGGGGCTTCTCGTTTTCACGTATTTCACCGGTCTTCAGGGAGTCCCCAAATTCCCTGACCCGGATTGCCGAACTGATGACGGACACAGTGGGCGAATGCTTGGTAGTGGAGTGATGTTGAGTCAAATCCGTATATGTAGCCTTCCCACACTGAACCCAAGATGCGAGAGGCCGTAGTGTATATGGTTTGTTGTCCAATCGAAGGCGCAGAACGGTAGCAGAAGGGTGTTGACTTCTGACGTGTTGCCGTATGGCAAGGGAGCGGATGGTTATGATGGTTTAGTAATCTTTGAAAGAGGGGCGAGGTCTGATAAGAGACAAAGAACCTATTAGTCTGCTGCCTGCCGGGAGGTGTGTGGTATAAAGGGTGTGAATCCAATAAGGCAGTAATGAAACAGGAGTTAAGAGTacaacaatgataatatGACAAGATGTATATCCTAGAAAGTGACAAGTCGactaaaaaaaaaaaaaaagaaaagaaaaggaaaattGGAAAATCTCAGAAAGGGCACATGGATTCAGGAAGAGGGGGGGAACGAGTAGATTTGAATGATAGCGAGGCAGAGAGTGAGCCTAAAGAGGGAACTGAAAGTGGAGAGAGGATTCACAATCGATGATCAGACAGACCCTTCAGAGTTCCAAACCCTGCACGGAAGCGTCGAGCAGCCGGGAGGCGGTTGGGTCCACAGGAACGGCACAGCCAAGGAGGAAGGAGCGAAGgaggaaggaagaaggaaaatggaAGGGTTACTTTTTCCAAAAGGGAgaaagtaaaaaaaaaaaaaaaaaaagaaaagaaaaggaaaaaagagaaaaataaaaataaaaaaaataaaaaattTTGAAATAATAGAAGCACACCTTAGGCAGGAGAATTCGATGGATCCTGAGTTCCAGGCTAACCAACAATCGAATCAAATCACAGATTGGGCGATGCGACCCAAGGAAGCGCTTCTTTTGCACCACAATCAATATAGGAAATGACGATACTTCCCGGTCGATCGTAGCAGGGAAGGGTGCCGCCGtggtctacggagtacaataAGTATCTACTCCGGAGTCTGTACAGGTTCTTGATCGAGCCGACCTCGGTGGATATGTGGGAGCCACTAGGAACAAAAGGCGATGGAGAGAGTGATGATCGGACAATGATGCGAGAGCGCTCTTCTGTATGAGGAATTTTGGCTGCAGGAGGAACACAGGTCAAGAGGATAAAGAGGGAGGAACGACCGCTTTTTCTATTCTGTACCAAAAATCATCCCATTAAGAATGAATTCACTGCAATAGAAAGCGCAGAGAAAAACAGAGAATAATGTCTGATAATaagaggagaagaatcaCGTCATGTCTCCTCTCTAGGGCTTCAGGTCGGCCAGATAAAGAACCAGAAGGGAAAATGTGCTCGTAACCTGAAAAGAATCTGGAAGCCTCTGGGTGGGGGATTGTGGGCGATTGAATCGTGCTCGCCACTGGTCAGGAGATAGAGGGTGGATCTTTCATCCAACTCACAACACacaggaaaaagaagaaaattccAATAGGGCAAAGATACCACGCCAAGTGGGCCCACTACCGCATAGGACCTAAGCGCTGAGTGGCTGAGACTTGGGCACCAGGCGATTTGAAATTCTGGAATAAtcaaaagagaaagagagttTTTGGATGGAATATGGTAGGAGTGGAGACCAGCGCCTGTCTGTCTAGTTTCTCTCTGCACTTACATCTCTGCCTGTCTCGTTCCCTCTTGCTGTACtgtactactccgtacttcgAGCGAGTGCAATTGGATCCCGTAGAAATCGGCCTTTGATCATTCAATGAGTTGATGGGCTTGGAAATTGTAACCGACCGCAACAAGAACAGAAAGGAGCAGGtaggaaggaggaaaggagggcgaggaagacAGGGAACGGAACAGTATCTCATCAAATTGAAGCAAGATAATATCTTCAAGAGTCGCGTCTCCTGTAAGCAAATGGGAGATGGTTAGATTCCTCATTCCATTGGTACTGTACGCAGATCCCATGCGACCTTCCGCAATGGCTTATCTATCTGCTACGTTGAATCGGTACCCCGGTCTTCAGCAGCAAGGGAGGGAATCTTGAGGGATTTATCCAGGGATTTACCCCGGTCTGAGTTTCACAGATGACAGAATGTTGCAGGAGTAATTGAAAGTGATGATGTAGGTCTGACTATCTACTCTAACGGCACAGTAGAGAGACCCGAAGCTTAAGGTATCACAATAAATCTAGGGAGATCGGCTGGTGCTGAGAAGTGCCATAGCTCACTGCAGTGCTACTCTCATAGGATCATTATTAATGACGAGATGCTGTAAGATTAAGCTGAATCCGATGATATGGAGCGTTGGATCTGTAGCTCTAATATACTTTTGCGTAAATTCTAGAGGAGAGCACCTGATGCGAAGCTCACCATTAGGTGGCCGCCAAGTTCTCGTATCTTTGACTTATGAACCGCAAGATCCAAGGATACGGAACGCGAATGTTCGTCATTGTTATGGTACTCATATACCTGGATAACGTCGGCGATCTGTTATTTCTTTGTTGACATATTCAATACCATGGCGCACGAGGCCACATTTCAAGAACCTGCGCTGGTCCTGAGTACTGAGATAAGAGACGGCTCAATGTTATATGGAGCACGCACATGTTGGCATATCCACTGAGTAAATAGCTCGACTTTCTCAAGAGGACAATCGCACCCACATTCACTACTAAGGAGCTGCTTACCAACAACGCAACCAACCTAACC contains:
- the srb5 gene encoding mediator of RNA polymerase II transcription subunit 18 translates to MHELLLFASVPAHQHHELLQQLAGLTAMQPQHRLERRLVFKAYRKPGLVNVRVGASQDLQGAELQRLNKMLNGGMFYTQVVGPVSEADFGAPASPVADQDAHMSGTDEKSSVRPHYYDYENQPWKLEFRDIPEAATRSAVTTRLMASASLPKGDVTVPMNAWGYNFVTEYAVEGDIFIHNDIVIFLHRVLHYPTESQEPRRQLPALNEMTPLDRSGGYVLQAAITVQDGSNQETMKIASQHLFGLREQLKSAVRLEQADRLSLDTRAK
- the rgsA gene encoding regulator of G-protein signaling domain-containing protein; translation: MLYAMLKKRSLYPPLFFWNNSPTTTPELSPTSSSSDSESDEDMDSSGSRPLSLNVQPGSFCPMRPTLDEVLANTAPAPYTLSAFMAYLSQNHCLETLEFTLEAKRYRETYHSLTHQLRESPIVTDCPESQHLRMLWQRLLTAYILPGAPREINVCSEVREEIVQHANSHIPPPPETLDAAVKLVHDLMEESIFLPFLNAHATSAHVVPLSEPLFSNEDDVTVVSNPSFDEHAVKRGRRLSPKSSRELGAPVPSGPPSGHSSRSNFSFGAVTSMGKTSNRTSGQVSSATSGDCALTDDSGSTQSNHSTGEPMTPPTTPPSSEPSLTLGHSPKHRTENPWKKMGMKLGFKKRSGHGGSGSQNLRSSMDD
- a CDS encoding RUS1 family protein, which translates into the protein MAISNARNTLAFTEVDETNNPTATYVYSETQEHPNNSHEKSLSKRGRVDVMHPSSTPRSPWSLMTLFNLLVDVFLPSGYPNSVTDDYLPYQIFDSLQAFCSSIAGLLSSRAVLQGVGVGNANASPTSALLLHILQDSSGRIATILFAHRVGTALEPECKMYRLAADVFNDLAMVLDCLSPMIPAGVGRVGVLSAAGVLRALCGVAGGSSKASLSAHFARGGNLAEVNAKDSSQETIISLLGMLVGSFIVSHVTSFAATWTSLVFLLTVHLAMNYAAVRSVQMTSLNRQRANIVFSTLLESDPALDPHRLSRSRVDDHPTSAPTPQSPLTTSRPPLTPADVSKQERIFEPDGILKWTFAPSECHKLGYCQIGVSLDRFLRLSSTSTSSSSTSTSTEIRTSPSLRTTVPMPELVSLFAKEDYLLYLVRRGTGGPAWYASLVLKNMCSARSQLKAWTHALLAARVLHLSSSGDGDQQILDVVARTLGFLNRDARFERYLQSLEEAGWDLTRAALETSSRRRILPKRQDSRIGYLYTCQRRVFRDAGSKMRDMSASRVANMSPCIVK
- a CDS encoding alpha-ketoglutarate dehydrogenase subunit KGD4, which produces MRATIALRNAARTPLIRFVGRRSVPQSIDHTPRPHPASPSGILPDSFAAYRSKAQQHGPLGRASFTQGSIGRLPGAALGPVQPKQGEFFDRAELPARFHRLPWTEAEIEAIETGGASLYA